DNA sequence from the Centropristis striata isolate RG_2023a ecotype Rhode Island chromosome 17, C.striata_1.0, whole genome shotgun sequence genome:
ATCACCAAGTTGCAGACAACCTCCATTATGCTGCTTTACAGGATCTCAGGGCCAACAGGTCCAGAAAACAGAGAGACAACACTGACAGTGAATGTGTGTACTCCGGTGTAAAGCAGTAGAGCCAGACTTTGTTCATTGTGTCACCAGAAGTGATATTTTAGTCATCTTGATGTAGCTTTTCCAAAAATAACAGTTTCGTCGACATTTTGTATGcaaattgtaaaataaacataaagccTTGGGTGGCAGTAAAGTACTTGCACaagtttgtgttgtttcatGTGTCTTTCAATGTGTCTGGAAAGTGCCATATTTCCACTATCACTACATGCTGTGTTGGTCTCTCTTTGCTGGACTCCTGAAagcattggccctcatttatcaaacgagcgtagaaacgagcgcagatctgagtgtataattcgtcttacgacagggtccacgtgtaatttatcaaacgatcgtatctctccaatcacagcgtaaaaatgatcggctgttgattaatgtggcggctcgaaacgagcgccatttaaataccacgccctaatatattaagattaagattaagattaagaattctttattgtcataccaacaacacatgcatgcacatgatgAGGCACGAAATTAAGTACTGAGGTCCGGTCAAGCCAAACATACaagtaaaaagaaagacaatacaatacaacacagtgaaatataaaatctgtaGCTGTATGAATATAAAATCTGTAGCTGTAtgattatatacatataaataaatatagtgcaCAGAGTCAAGCTAATCTAGCCAATATTGCACCTGTCCATGAGGGGGGCATGGTGTTTAATTATTGCACATGTTCCTGGTGAGGGGGGGCAGGGGTAAGAGTCTGTGCCTCTGAAGCTTGGGGGGTGGGGCCTTAAGGGGGGCTGACAGAGTTCAGCAACCTAACAGCCTGTGGATAAAAGCTGTTGCTCAGTCTTGCAGTTCTGCTTTTGATGCTCCTCCACCTCCGTCCTGAGGGGAGGAGGGCAAACAGTGAGTGTGCAGGGTGGGTGTGGTCTTTTATAATGTTAGCTGCCCGATTCAGATGGCTCCAgtgtttacgacaccgaagagCGCAATACggcctaaagtcagctttatttgcaaagtgcaccgttacaattaacaatagggacaatatagacatattatagaaatacgcagcgacagaggtttataaaaaaaaaacgtatagTTAtgaactcaaacaagttcagtgaatattttacatttggagcacggacttagaagcTTTTTAGCTGAAGGAGGTAAAccatgttttaaagtaagttttaattccaaaagaagaggaatttctggggcgtcccggtggctcacactggtagagcgcttaccattaaggctgaggccttgctgcggcggagccgggttcgaatccggcctgagctccctttgccgcatgtcttcccctctatcaccccctttctatctgtctctatcaataaaagcaaaaaatgccaaaaaaataatcttaaaaaaaaaaaaaaaaaaaagaagaggaatttctcagaggcagaaagtgaaacgctgatgtccaacagctgcaacacaacaaactggtttggcagcataaaaagttaaaaaggaaggaaatcagtgccaCTGTCAGCAaagtagcggactattaaactcccggcgaggtttgagtaattaatttatacatcgtgatatataaagcccaataatctatataatatccgaatattgctattattatgatggagatatattattcacctctttacatttactaataatgatgtcctagttagaggagcgtgtggcagcactgattggaaattattatattcgggcagcaccgctggtgaaggaggcGCTGATGCcccggtgtccagcaggataattataataataataataataataataacggtaAATAGCAGAATACACCAActtttaatatcctcggctggtaatctgtttaaagaatttcacaatCGCAGGGCATACTTACTTAAAGATGATTCAATTAATAGTAGTTAATTGCATTTGATCATGAGATCAGAGAACCCTAGAACCCATACAGGAAGCTCTGTGAGGAGtctactgattttttttttcagctgatgCACACTGGAGATAAGCTTGAGCGCTCTGGCTTGCAAAGGCATTGCGAGAACAAAacaaggggaaaaaagttttGATCTGATCTTTAAAGCCACTGAGCAGTGAAACAAACCGCCAGTTCTCACCATGTCATCAGAAAAGCAAGCAGTTATACATTACGACAATTTCACCTTTATCCCCATGCTTTTGATACGTCAATGCGGCAGCAGGTGTGGTATATAGCAGGATGTAGCCGTGGTTGCCATTAAtgacataatacattttttgcctACACATTTATCTTTTCCACTAAAACTTGACATGATAGATTGCAGTGAACATGTGATGTTTCCTGAGTAGGACGTGCAGTGTGAAATGACGCTGGCCAATCACATTCAGTCTTGTCTCCTAAGAGGGGAGTAAAGATCACGATTCTTTTCATTCAACACAAAAATTTGAACATGATGACATCTCTAAACTTTGTCTTCTATCTGACGTGTTTGTTTTTGGGGAAAATGGGtgagttgtgtttttgtggctccagtttctatatttttgtttaaagcGACTCTTAATGGACATgcttcttatatttttttatgtaataatcATGCATTATTTCTTCAGATGTGACTGTATTTCCTTTGTCTCATTCTACTTCAGCTCATACGACTGATCTGAAATGGTCCTCATCTGTTCGTCAAGAACTACGTTTTGTATCAGCTAATGTTGGAGACAAGGTGACTTTGCAATGTTTCTATGAAGGTGATGGAGCTGCATGGCTTTTCTGGTACAAACAAACTCTGGGACACAAACCGAAGCTCATCTCTTCAAAGTATACGTTCGATATAAAAAGctctttttctcatgaattcAAGAACAATCCACGCTTCACTCTGGATACTAAAAACAGTGCATATGACTTGAACATTTCTGATTTGCAAATATCAGACTCAGCTACTTATTTCTGTGCAACTGGCTCTACGTTTATCTTGAAATTTGCAGAAGGGACTATTATCCATGTAAAGGGTTCAGGTTTGAACGTCCCAGCTTTGGTCCATCCGTCAGCATCTGAGACCGTCCAGCCAGGAGGCTCTGTGACTCTGAACTGTACAGTCCACACTGGGACCTGTGAGGGAGAACACAGTGTTTACTGGTTCAAGAACTCTGAAGAATCTCCACCAGGACTCATTTACACCCATGGAGGCAGGAATGATCAGTGTGAgaggaacacaaaaacacaaacctgTGTCTACAACCTGCCAATGAAGAGTCTGAATCCGTCTCATGCTGGGACCTACTACTGTGCTGTTGTCTCATGTGGACACATACTGTTTGGAGACGGGACCAAGCTGGACTTTGAGGGTAAGTTACTTTGTAAAATGGGTTGTTGCATCTGATCATTATTCATTGGTACTTCCTAAAAATACAGGATACAAACCTGTGTAAATGTTCTTAATGTCCACCCCTATGCAGGTGAGGCTGACCTGGTGTATTTCTTGAGAGGAGCTTTGACATTCACCACCATCCTCAGTTTTTCATTGGCTCTCACGGTGTgcatgaccaacaaagacagcTGCAAATCTACAGGTAACTCCACTGTTTTTACCTAGCAGCTTTTCTGaacattctttttaaataaaatagtttttttctacattcaGAGTCCCGGGCAACATTTCCAACTCCCTCCACAGCGAACCCAAAGGTAAGTGCAAACTGTTAGCTGTAAATGCTGAATTGCAGCGATTCATTGCACAATGTATTGTTTCCAACTGATTATCAactgatatatattttgttaccAGGATTTCCAACACGCAGAAAAAGTCTATAATGGCTTCAGTGTCAACCTACACAACAGATCAGGAAGACTGAAGGATCCGACCTGGAGTGAATGTGTGTACAACAGCGTAAAGAAGTAGAACTGGACACGTTACATATATCATTTTCAGACAGAGAGGATTTTCTTGGTTTGAGGTGTAATGTCAATTAAGCTAAAGGTGTGGAATTAATATGCTTTATAGATTCTGTCGTCAGCAgccaatattatgtgtttttatgctttgCTAATATGCATACATGTCGTTTTGCAGGCTATCTCATTGTtactgtagtatattttatgctacaaatggtataatttatattacttaaatataaaagttctgctttactaaaaggcCTCAGTATTACCTCTAGATCATGTAACAGCCAGAGTCTCCAGGTACCAACTGGTTCAAACCACAATAATGGACATTAATATCTGGGAGTTGTCAGACGGTAAAGGCATTGGAATTTTTGAAGATGAGCAAGTATAGATTGTAtccttttaaagttaaaaagtagacttagcagcgTGTTCGTGCCCGGGAAGACATTCCCATGCGTTGCGTATGGGCTGGAACATTCGAATAAAAtgatcttacacacagacagaaaagccagagagaacACGGGCATCATTGGagggacaccttttttcagcagccttgaaattgacaaagttctcctccgctgtacctcggcagtgtattctgatgattgataataaagaaaactaaaaggaacttcgacttagtctttaatccacttttctcactcagagaggtagtaaaATTTACACCAATTACGTTTCTTGCAAATACACCATGTATCAAAAATGAAAAGGTTATTtttataaactaataaaaaaaaacttttggagAATTTGGGTTGGACATGCCTTAAGGATCAAGATTGTCTTATAGTATCTTATTTGTACTTATCCacggtgttgttgttttttaaacaatcaaataaacattttaattttttgtgtggttttgttaACCTTGGTGCTGAAATAAAATGTCTCAAGAGGTGTATTTAACTGGCTCTGTTTTAATTGTTAGTGTTTGGGTAGACACATGCTCCAAAGTGCAGTGCTTATACAAATATGAggatataatattttaaatggtGTTAGcataagtgtaaaaaaaaaaaaagcaacacagcaaataacaatacattacagtgaagcACTAGCTATGGTATTGCTGTAATATACATTTGTCTGCAGCCCTACCCTGCAAGAGGGGCAACAACACATAACTGACATACAGTAAATCCCCCCATCCAGAGGTGGGTCTCACAGTACACTTAAGTAGACCCATTACTACACCTCTGTTGTTGGAGGACAAACAGGGTGTTGGCCCTGAATGACTTGGGTGACTTGGGGTGCCCATACTTACTTAAAGATGATTCAATTAATAGTAGTTAATTGCATTTGATCATGAGATCAGAGAACCCCAGAACCAATACAGGAAGCTCTGTGAGGAAactactgattttttttttttcagctgatgCACATTGGAGATAAGCTTAAGCGCTCTTGCAAAGGCATTGTGAGAACAAAacaaggggaaaaaagttttGATCTGATCTTTAAAGCCACTGAGCAGTGAAACAAACCGCCAGTTCCAACCATGTCATCAGAAAAGCAAGCAGTTATACATTACGACAATTTCACCTTTATCCTCATGCTTTTGATACGTCAATGCGGCAGCAGGTGTGATATATAGCAGGATGTAGCCGTGGTTGCCATTAATGacataatacattttctttttgcaccTCTCAGCGTATTTATCTTTTCCACTAAAACTTGACACGATAGATTGCAGTGAACATGTGATGTTTCCTGAGTAGGACGTGCAGTGTGAAATGACGCTGGCCAATCACATTCAGTCTTGTCTGCTAAGAGGGGAGTAGAGATCACGATTCTTTTCATTCAACACAAGAATTTGAACACGATGACATCTCTAAACTTTGTCTTCTATCTGACGTGTTTGTTCTTGGGGAAAATGGGtgagttgtgtttttgtggctccaatttctgtttttgttgtttaaagcatgcatccctttttttttacaatcattTTGCTGGATTCCATCAGATGTGATTAACTGTGTATTTTGCCTTTCTTGTCTCTCATTTTACTTCAGCTCCAACAACTACTCTTGAATTGTTCTTATCTGTGCGTCAAGAGAGTGGTTTTCGATCAGTTAATGTTGGCGACAGCGTGACATTACGATGTTTCTATGAAGGAGATGTCGCAGTTATGTTTTACTGGTACAAACAAACTCTGGGACGGAAACCAACGATGATCTCTAACTTCTATACATATGATAAAAATGGCACTTTCattgatgatttaaaaaatgatcctCGCTTCAAACTTGAAACTAAAAATGGCAATAATCACTTGACAATCTCAGATTTACGTGTTTCAGACTCTGCTACTTACTACTGCGTAGGTAGCTATACATACAAGTATGAATTTGCAGAAGGCACCACTGTCGAAGTAAAGGGTTCAGGCTTCCCTGTCTTGGTCCATCAGTCAGCATCTGAGACCGTCCAGCCAGGAGGCTCTGTGACTCTGAACTGTACCGTCCACACTGGGACCTGTGAGGGAGAACACAGTGTTTACTGGTTCAAGAACTCTGAAGAATCTCCACCAGGACTCATTTACACCCATGGAGGCAGAAATGATCAGTGtgagagaaacacaaaaacacaaacctgTGTCTACAACCTGCCAATGAAGAGTCTGAATCTGTCTCATGCTGGGACCTACTACTGTGCTGTTGTCTCATGTGGACACATACTGTTTGGAAACGGGACCAAGCTGGACATTGAGTGTGAGTAACTTTATTACATGGGTTGTTGCATCTGATCTTTATTCATTGGTACTTcctaaaaaacataatacaaacCTGCGTAAATGTTCCTAATGTCGACCCATGCAGGTGAGGTTGATCAAGTGTATTTCTTGAGAGGAGCTTTGACATTCACCACCATCCTCAGTTTTTTATTGGCTCTCACGGTGTgcatgaccaacaaagacagcTGCAAATCTACAGGTAACTCCACTGTTTTTACCTAGCAGCTTTCCTGaacattctttttaaataaaatagtttttttctacattcaGAGTCCCGGGCAACATTTCCAACTCCCTCCACAGCGAACCCAAAGGTAAGTGCAAACTGTTAGCTGTAAATGCTGAATTGCAGCCATTCATTGCACCACGCATTGTTTCCAACTGATTATCAactgatatatattttgttaccAGGATTTCCAACACGCAGAAAAAGTCTATAATGGCTTCAGTGTCAACCTACACAACAGATCAGGAAGACTGAAGGATCCGACCTGGAGTGAATGTGTGTACAACAGCGTAAATAAGTAGAACTGGACACGTTACATATATCATTTTCAGATAGAGAGGATTTTCTTAGTTTGAGGTGTAATGTCAATTAAGCTTAAGGTGTAGAATTAATATGCTTTATAGATTCTTTGTCATCAGCAGACAATATTATCTGTTTTTATGCTTTGCTAATATGCATACATGTCGTTTTGCAGGCTTTCTCATTGGtactgtagtatattttatgctacaaatggtataatttatattacttaaatataaaagttctgctttactaaaaggcCTCAGTATGACCTCTAGATCATGTAACAGCCAGAGTCTCCAGGTACCAACTGGTTCAAACCACAATAATGAACATTAATATCTGGGAGTTGTCAGACAGTAAAGGCATTGGAATTTTTGAAGATGAGCAAGTATagattgtatccttttaaggttaaaaagtagacttagcagcgTGTTGGTGCCCGGGAAGACATGCCCATGCGTTGCGTATGGGCTGGAACATTCGAATAAAATtatcttacacacagacagaaaagccagagagaacACGGGCATCATTGGagggacaccttttttcagcagccttgaaattgacaaagttctcctccgctgtacctcGGCAGTATATTCTGatgtttgataataaagaaaactaaaaggaacttcgacttggtctttaatccacttttctcactcagagaggtagtaaaATTTACACCAATTACGTTTCTTGCAAATACACCATGTATCAAAAATGACAAGGTTATTTTTAAGATGTGATGATTTGcttatcctttgtgacatatatttgattaaaaactaaaaatacaacaaaaaaaaacttttggagAATTTGGGTTGGACATGCCTTAAGGATCAAGATTGTCTTATAGTATCTTATTTGTACTTATCCacggtgtt
Encoded proteins:
- the LOC131990048 gene encoding uncharacterized protein LOC131990048, producing MMTSLNFVFYLTCLFLGKMAHTTDLKWSSSVRQELRFVSANVGDKVTLQCFYEGDGAAWLFWYKQTLGHKPKLISSKYTFDIKSSFSHEFKNNPRFTLDTKNSAYDLNISDLQISDSATYFCATGSTFILKFAEGTIIHVKGSGLNVPALVHPSASETVQPGGSVTLNCTVHTGTCEGEHSVYWFKNSEESPPGLIYTHGGRNDQCERNTKTQTCVYNLPMKSLNPSHAGTYYCAVVSCGHILFGDGTKLDFEGEADLVYFLRGALTFTTILSFSLALTVCMTNKDSCKSTESRATFPTPSTANPKDFQHAEKVYNGFSVNLHNRSGRLKDPTWSECVYNSVKK
- the LOC131990047 gene encoding signal-regulatory protein beta-2-like — its product is MTSLNFVFYLTCLFLGKMAPTTTLELFLSVRQESGFRSVNVGDSVTLRCFYEGDVAVMFYWYKQTLGRKPTMISNFYTYDKNGTFIDDLKNDPRFKLETKNGNNHLTISDLRVSDSATYYCVGSYTYKYEFAEGTTVEVKGSGFPVLVHQSASETVQPGGSVTLNCTVHTGTCEGEHSVYWFKNSEESPPGLIYTHGGRNDQCERNTKTQTCVYNLPMKSLNLSHAGTYYCAVVSCGHILFGNGTKLDIECEVDQVYFLRGALTFTTILSFLLALTVCMTNKDSCKSTESRATFPTPSTANPKDFQHAEKVYNGFSVNLHNRSGRLKDPTWSECVYNSVNK